TGCGCAGTTCAACAAGGACATCATCGCCGAGGCGGCAAAGCATCCGGACGTCGAACTGATCATAACCGACGGTGAGGACAGGACGGAAAAGCAGGTGGCCGACGTCGAGAACCTCATTCGCCAGGAGGTGGATGCCTTGCTCGTGTCGCCGAAAGAGTCCGCAGGGCTCACCGGCGTGGTGCAGCAGGCGATCGATGCCAAGATCCCGGTCTTCGTTCTCGACCGCAACGTCGAGACCGACCAGTACACCCAGTTCGTCGGCGGCGACAACAAACTGATCGGCCGCGCGGCCGGCGAATATGCGGTCGAGCTTCTCGGCGGAAAGGGCAAGGCTCAGGGCAATATCGTCGAGATATGGGGCGGCATGGGCACCCAGCCGGCGCACGACCGCCACGACGGCTTCCACGAGTTCACCGACAAGGAGCCCGGCATCAAGAACCTGCTCGATCAGCAATCCGGCGACTGGAAGCAGGACCAGGCCTACAACATCATGGCGACGGCGCTGCGCAACAACGAGAAGATCGATCTCGTATACGGCCACAACGATCCGATGGCCTATGGCGCCTATCTGGCGGCGAAGGACGCAGGTCGTGAGAAGGAAATGAAGTTCATCGGCATCGACGCGCTCCCGAACGAAGGCGTGACCTGGGTCAACAACGGCGAACTCACCGCGACCTTCCTCTATGCGACGCCGGGAGCAGAGGGTCTGCGCCAGGCGGTGAAGTTCCTGAAGGGGGAAAAGGTCGAAAAGACCGTCACGCTCGACACGATGAAGGTGACCAAGGAAAACGCCGCGCAGATCCTGAAGGACAACGGCCTGTAAGAGCCGTCGCGCGGACGCGCTGCGGCAAACGCAAAGTCTGCATGCTCATCTCGGTCCGATTTGAGGAAGCGTGCAGCGGGCGGGCGGCGGACGAGGGGGACCGCCCGCCTTCCCTCTCACCGCATCATAGACAGCGCCGTGGCGAAGAAATTCTCGCCGCCGAAATTGCCCGATTTCAGCGCCAGCAACATGTCGTTTCCGGCAGTGCCGATCGTCCTCAGCACGGGGACGCCGGGCGCGATCTCCGGACCGATCAGGAAAGCCGGAATGCCGAGCCTGTCGACGGTCGCGCCGGAGGTCTCTCCGCCGGCGACGACGAGGCGTCTCACGCCGCGCTCTACCAGTTCGCCGGCGATCGCGGCGGTCGCCGTTTCGATCGCGTGCCCGGATGCCTCTCGCCCGTAGCGCGCCTGCAGACGCGAAACGACCTCGGGCGCGGCACTCGCGGCGATGGCGACGGGGCCTTGAGCAATCCGTTCCCCGGCCCAGGCGACGGCTGCGGAAATCTCGTCCGATCCGGCGAGGAGCTTTTCCGTGTCGAGCCGCAGCACCGGCATATGGCGTTCCGCCGCGTCGAGCTGCTTCAGCGTTGCCGCCGAACAGCTGCCTGCGACCACCGCGGCAAGACCGCCGACGGGGCGGATGGCGTCGCTTTCCCCGTCGCTTGCCGAAGCGCGGCCGGAGCGCAGAAGCGCGCGAGCGAGGCCGAGACCCAGGCCGGACGCGCCGGTGGAGACGGGCATTTCGAGCGCCGCTTCGCCGAGCGTTTCGAGATCGCGTTCGAAGACGGCATCCGCGATAGCCGCGGCGGCGCCTTCGGCGCGTAACCGATCGAGCCGTGCCTTTACCGCATCGGCTCCGCGCGTGACGGTCGGCAGGTCGATGAGGCCGGCCTTGCCGCGCGACTGGCGGGTGAGCACCCGCACCAGATTGGCATCGCGCATCGGGTTGAGCGGGTGGTCTTTCAACGGGCTTTCGTCAAGCGGCTGGCCGTTGACGAAAAGATGGCCGAGATAGACGGTTCGCCCCGTTTCCGGAAAGGCCGGCGTAACGAGGGCGATGTCGCCGCCCGAGACGCTCAGAAGCGCTTCGGTCACCGGCCCGATATTGCCGAGATCCGTCGAATCGAAGGTGGAGCAGATCTTGTAGAGCACATGGGCGGCGCCTCGGCCGCGCAGCCAGCTTTCGGCCGCGAGAGCGGCGGCCACGGCCTCCTCCGCTGCGACCGACCGGATCTTCAGGGAAACGACCACCGCATCGACGTCGGGCAGGGCGAGCGACGGATCGGGAATGCCGACCGTCTGCACGGTGCGAAGCCCGTTCTTCGTCAGCGTATTCGCGAGATCGGAGGCGCCCGTGTAGTCGTCGGCGATCGATCCGAGCAGGATTGTCATGGGTCAGCTCCGTCGAAAGGGTTTGAACCAGCCGAGGCCGTCCAGCGTCCGGCCGCGCGGGTTATATTCGCAGCCGACGAAGCCGCCATAGCCGAGCCGGTCGATTTCATCAAAGAGGTAGCGATAGTTCAATTCCTCGCCATCGGGCTCGTGCCGCGAGGGCACGCTGGCGATCTGGATGTGGCCGGTGACCGGCATCAGTTGGCGGAGCGCCATTGCGACGTCGCCGTGCAGGATCTGCCGGTGATAGATGTCGAACTGCAGCTTCAGGTTGGGGAGCGCCAGTTCGGCGATGAGCCGCTCGGCGGTCCCGAAATCGTTGAGGAAATATCCCGGCATGTTGCGCCCGTTGATCGGCTCGACGAGGAGATCGATGCCCTCGTCGGCCAGGCGCCCGGCGGTATAGGCGACCGAGCGGCGGTAACGGGATGCGGCCTCCGGGTCGCGCGGATCAGCAAGACCAGCCATCAGGTGCAGGCGCTTGGCGCCGGTCGCCGCCGCGTAGTCGAGCGCCTTGTCGACATCCGATTTCAACCCGTCGAAGCGGCTGGGCAGGGCGGCGATTCCGCGCTCGCCGGCTGCCCAATCGCCCGGCGGCAGGTTGAACAGCGCCTGCTCGAGCCTGTTGCGGGCAAGCCGTTCGGCGATCGCTTCCGGCGGCACCTCGTAGGGAAAAAGGTACTCGACGGCGGCGAACCCGGCGTCGGCCGCCGCGTCGAAGCGGTCGAGGAACGGCCACTCGGTGAACATCATCGTCAGATTGGCGGCAAAAACGGGCATGCGCGTCTTCCTTAGGGGTTATTTGTGCCGGGCAACGTGGCCCCGGAGAGCTGGGCGTAGAGCCGCGCGAGGGAGGAATCGTCGTCGCGCCCCATGCCTGCGCCCGAGGCTGCAAGATACATCTGCAGTGCGGCCGCCACGAGCGGCACCGGATAGCGCTCCGCGCGCGCCATATCCTGGACGATGCCGAGGTCCTTCACGAAAATCTCGATGGCGCTCAGCGGGGCGTAATCTCCCGCCAGCACATGCGGGATGCGGTTCTCGAACATCCAGGAATTGCCGGCCGAGGCGGTGATCACCTCGTATACTTTGTCGAGGTCCAGCCCTTGTTTCGCCGCGAAGGCGATCGCTTCGCAGGCGGCCGCGATGTGCACGCCGGCGAGAAGCTGGTTGATCATCTTGAAGGCGGCGCCGGTCCCGGCGGTCTCGCCGAGTTCGTAAACCTTGGCGGCCATGGCGTCGAGGGCCGGTCGGGCGGCGGCGAAGGCCTGCGGCGATCCCGACGCCATGATCGTCAGTTCGCCCTTCGATGCCTTTGCCGCGCCACCTGAGATCGGCGCGTCGAGATAGTGAAACCCCAGTCCTTCGAGCCGCTGCGCCAGGTCGCGCGCGATCGCCGGATCCATTGTCGCGGACGATATGAAGACGGCGCCGGGCTTCATCGCGTCTGCAACGCCGTCCCGGCCGAACAGAACGGCTTCGGTCTGCGCGCCGCTCACGACCACCGAAACGACGATGTCGGCGCCCGTCACGGCTTCGCCTGGCGTGCCCGCTCCGCGACCGCCTTCGGCGACGAAACGTTCCACTGCGGGCGGGGCAACGTCGTAGCCAAACACGTCGAGGCCCGCGCTTTTCAACGAGCACGCCATACCGAAGCCCATCGAGCCGAGCCCGAGCACTGCGATCTTCGATGTCATTTCGTCTCCCTCCAGTTGCCGCTCACTCGTTCTAGGGATTTTTGGCAGCGCTGCCAACCAAAATTGGTAGCGCTGCCAAAAAAATCCGCCTATGAAGTCGATGAGAGCCGTGAACGGTCTCGTCAAACTGGACAGGCGCGAAGTGGCGACGGACTTCAAGCAGCAGACACCCGTAACGCTCGCAGAGGTGGCGGAAGCCGCGGGCGTGGGTGAGAGCACGGTTTCCCGCGTGCTGCGCAATCACGGCTCGTTCTCCGGCAAGGCCCGCGAGCGCGTGTTGGATGCGGTCGAGCGGCTTGGCTACGTGCCGAACCGGATTGCCGGAACCTTGGCCTCGGCCGGGTCCCGGCTCGTTGCCTTCGTCATCCCGTCGCTCACCAACATCGTGTTCCCGGACGTGCTGCGGGGTGCAGGCGCCGTTCTGGAGGAAAATCGCTATCAGGCCGTCTTTTCCGTGACGGACTATGAGCCGGAGCGCGAGGAGGCCCTCGTCGCCGCCATGCTCGCCTGGCGGCCGACGGCGGTGATGCTTGCCGGATTCGAGCATACGGAGGGCACACTCAAGATGCTGCGGGCGAGCGGCTGTCGCGTCGTCGAACTGCTCGACATCGACGGGAGCGCCATAGACCTGGCGGTCGGCTTTTCCAATCGTGAGGCGGGTCGGGCGAGCGCCGAATTCCTGTTGAAGCGCGGTTATCGCCGGATCGGCTATGTCGGCCACGATCTCGACCGCGACACACGCGCCGGCAAACGCTTCGACGGCTTCCGTGAAGCGCTGAACCTGGCCGGCGTCGCCCTTGTGGATCGGGAAATCCGTCCGGGCGCTTCTTCGGTTGGGAGCGGTCGGGCGGGGCTCGATCAGCTTCTTCGAAGGGCGCCGGGACTCGATGCGGTCTATTTCTCGAACGACGACATGGCGCTCGGCGGATATTTTCATTGTCTTGCACGCGCCATTTCCGTCCCAACCAGGCTCGCCCTTTTCGGCCATAACGGCCTCGATATCGGCCAGGCCACGCCGCAGCCTCTGACGACCATTCGCACGCCTCGCGTCGCGACGGGAAAGCTGGCGGCCGAGTTGGTCATCAACGATCACCCGTCTCACATCGCCGATCTTGGATTTGAACTGATCGAAGGCGATACAGCCTGAACGAAAGGACCACCAATGTCCGAAACGCGTCTTCGCGAGGAAATCTGCCGCTACGGCCGGTCCCTCTTCGAGCGGGGCCTGACCCCCGGCTCTTCCGGAAACATATCGATGAGACTCGATGACGGCGGCTGGCTGGTGACGCCCACCAATGCCTCGCTCGGCTTCCTCGATCCAGCGCGTATTTCGCGCCTCGATGCCGGCGGTCGGCTTGTCTCGGGCGACAAGCCGACCAAGGAGATCCCGCTTCATTCCGCCCTCTACGAGACGCGCGGCAGCGCCCGCGCCATCGTGCATCTCCATTCGACCCACGCGGTCGCGCTGACGATGCTGCCGGAGATCGATCCGCAAGCGGCCCTTCCGCCGATGACGCCCTATTACCTCATGCGGGCCGGGGAGACTGCGCTCGTACCCTATTACCGCCCCGGAGACCCGGCAGTCGCCGATGCGATCCGCGGGCTTGCGGGCAAATATTCCTCCGTGCTGCTTTCCAATCACGGTCCCGTCGTCGCCGGCGACAGTCTGGAGGCCGCGGTCTTTGCGACGGAGGAACTGGAAGAGACCGCAAAGCTCTACCTGCTGCTGCGCAACCTCAATCCCCGCTATCTCAGCCCGCAGCAAGTCGCCGATCTTGCCAAAACCTTCAGCCTCGACCTGCCGTCGCTCGGCGACCATGAGGGACATGATCACGGATAGAGTGCCTCCCTGCGTCTATTCTCAACCGGTCTGGATCCGCATTTTGCCCCTCACCCTAGCCCTCTCCCCGCCGGCGGGGAGAGGGGACCTGCCCTGAAAAATCCTTGGGGCCACTAAGCTGGCCGGCTAGTCCCTTCGCCCCGCTTGCGGGGAGAAGGTGCCGGCAGGCGGATGAGGGGCAGGCCGAGCGTGTCCGGTCCCGCGGCGCCGCACAACGGCGCCGTGCATTATTGGTGCGCTGCCGCAACGAACCTGTCTTGACCGCACCTTCCGATAAGCCCTCTATTCGTCATACTGATCTGCTGGACCAACCAGTGGATCAGTTGGGAGGCCGCGGTGAACGGAAGTCCAATCCTCACGCATATGCCGAAAGTCGGGAAGAGCCTCGAGCGCCGTACCGCGCGCGACCTCATCGCCGACAAGCTTATGGTGCTGGTTGCGACCAACATGCTGAGGCCCGGCGACGTGCTGCCGGGCGAACGCGAGCTTGCGAGCGTGCTCCATGTGAGCCGCGAGACCGTGCGCGGCGCAATCCAGACGCTGGCGGCGCGCGGTGTGGTCGAGGTGTCGCAAGGAAGCCGAACCCGCGTCGGGAATGTCGATCTCAGCCATGTCACAGTGACGATCGCTTCACCGAACGCGATCGACAGCTACGATCTCGAGGACGTTCACGCCGCAAGACTCCATATCGAGTTGAAGGTGGTCGGCGACGCGGCCGAAAACATCGACGAAGAGGCGCTGCGCAAGCTTGACAGCCTTCTCGATGCGCAGAAGATCTGCGGTGACGACGCGATGCGCTTTCTGATCTGCGACCGCGAGTTCCACGTGGCGATCTACCGGGCCTGCGGCAATCCGCTGCTCTCCGATTTTGTCACCGACCTTTACACCTATATGATGGACTACCGGCGCAGCGCCATGTCACGGCCGGGAGCAATCGAAGCGAGCTACAAGGATCACAGCGACATCGTCGCCGCCTTGAGGCGGCATGACCGGGCGGCCGTCGTTGCCGCCTTTCACCATCATCTGATCCGGATCTATGAGACGACGAAGGCTCTGCTGGCGGACGAGGAGGCAGACGGAACGAACAGAAAGTCAAGCTGAGCAGGACCGACCGGGTGGCTGAACAGGAGGAGGTTCGCCGAATATGCATGTAATGGTCATAGGTGCCGCCGGCATGATCGGCCGGAAGCTGGTCGAAAGGCTGGCCGCGGAGCCCGGATCTCTGGGACGCGAGATCGCCAGCCTGACGTTGGCTGACGTGGCTGAGCCGCCCGTGCCTCCGGCGCTTTCGTCGCTTGCGACGACGCTTGCCATCGACCTGTCCACCGAGGGCAGCGCAGAGCGCCTGATCGCGTCGCGGCCCGACGTGATCTTCCACCTCGCGGCGATCGTCTCGGGAGAGGCGGAGGCCGACTTCGACAAAGGCTACCTGGTCAATCTCGACGGCACGCGTGCGCTCTTCGAGGCGATCCGCCGCGAGGGACAGCGCGAGCGCTACCTCCCGCGCGTCCTCTTCGCCTCCTCTATCGCCGTCTTCGGCCAGCCGTTCCCGGAAAAGATCGGCGACGAGTTCTTCACGACGCCGCTCACCAGTTACGGGACGCAAAAGGCGATCTGCGAGCTGCTGCTCGCCGATTATACCCGCCGCGGCTTCTTCGACGGTATCGGCATTCGGCTGCCGACCATCTGCATACGGCCCGGAAAGCCGAACAAGGCCGCATCCGGCTTCTTCTCCAACATCCTGCGCGAGCCGCTCGTCGGCCAGGAGGCTATCCTGCCCGTGGACGAGAATGTCCGGCATTGGTTCGCGAGCCCGCGCTCGGCCGTGGGCTTCTTCATCCATGCGGCGCGAATGGATACCGATATCATCGGACCGCGGCGAAACCTCACCATGCCGGGGCTTTCGGCGCTGGTCGGCGAGGAGATCGAGGCGCTCGGCCGCATTGCCGGCCGGAAGGCCGTGGGCCTCATCCGCCGCGAACCGGACCCGGTGATCCGCACGATCGTCTCCGGCTGGGCGACCGACTTCGATGCCCGCCGTGCACGAGAACTCGGCTTTACGGCCGAAAGCAATTTCGACGAGATCATCCGCATCCATATCGAAGACGAACTCGGAGGAAGGATCTGAGATGGCCCAGGCGAAGGGATCGGGCGAGGGCAGGATCGCGCTGGTCACGGGCGGCGGGACCGTCCGCGCGGTCGTCTGCGACGTCGGCGATCCGGATCAGGTCGCGGCTCTCTTCGCCGCCGTCCGGGCGGAATTCGGCCGGCTGGACCTCCTCGTCAACAATGCCGGCTCGAACGTGCCGCCCGTGCCCCTCGAAGAGGTGAGCTTCGAACAGTGGAACGGTATCGTCGCGGCGAACCTGACGGGCGCCTTTTTGTGTACGCAACATGCCTTCCGGCTGATGAAGGCGCAAACGCCGCGGGGCGGCCGGATCATCAACAACGGCTCGATTTCCGCGCAGACGCCGCGGCCCAATTCGGCGCCCTATACCGCGACCAAGCACGCCATTACCGGCCTCACGAAATCGACGGCGCTCGATGGCCGGATGCACGACATCGCCTGCGGTCAGATCGACATAGGCAATGCTGCGACCGACATGACGGCGCGGATGAGCACCGGCGTGCTGCAGGCCAATGGCGAGGTTGCGGCGGAGCCGACGATACCGATCGAGCACATCGCCGAGGCGGTCGTCTACATGGCGAGCCTGCCGCTCTCGGCCAATGTTCTAACGATGACCGTGATGGCGACCAGGATGCCGCTGGTCGGCCGCGGATAAAAAGAGGTTTTCAGCCTGGCGCGATCGCGCAAACGATGAATTTGGCGACCGCAAGGGTAAAGATCAGTTCTGGGAGGAACGCAAATGGCAGGCGTGGATTTTGTCGATGTTCGGAAGTCCTTCGGTGCTTTCCCTGTCATCAAGGGCGTGAACATCGAGATCGAGGACGGCGAGTTCGTCATTCTCGTCGGCCCTTCCGGTTGCGGCAAATCCACCTTGCTGCGGATGCTGGCGGGTCTCGAAAACATCACCGCGGGCGAAATTCGCATCGGCAATCAGGTGGTCAACCGATTGCCGCCGAAGGACCGCGACATCGCCATGGTGTTCCAGAACTATGCGCTCTATCCGCATATGACTGTCGCCGACAACATGGCCTTCTCCCTGATGCTGGCAAGCAGACCCAAATCCGAAATCGACAAGCGCGTCGGCGTGGCGGTCGAAATCCTCGGCCTTGCGAAGCTGCTGGACCGTTATCCGCGTCAGCTTTCCGGCGGTCAGCGACAGCGTGTCGCCATGGGGCGGGCGATCGTGCGCGACCCGCAGGTGTTTCTCTTCGACGAACCGCTTTCCAACCTCGACGCGAAGCTGCGCGTCGCCATGCGCGCCGAGATCAAGGAATTGCATCAGCGGCTGAAAACCACGACCGTCTACGTGACGCACGACCAGATCGAGGCGATGACCATGGCCGACAAGATCGTCGTCATGCATGACGGCATCGTCGAGCAGATCGGCGCACCGCTCGAGCTCTACGACAACCCCGCCAATCTCTTCGTGGCCGGTTTCATCGGCTCGCCTGCGATGAACATGCTCAAGGGCCGCCTCGATCCGGACAATCCGAATGCCTTCCTCACCGCCGACGGAACGGCTCTGCCCGTGGCGCAGCCGGCGGCAGCGGCCCAAGGGCGCGATCTCGTCTACGGTCTCAGGCCCGAATACATGGCGCTCGACCCGAACGGGCTGCCGGCCGAAATCGCGGTGATCGAGCCGACCGGCTATGAGACGCAGCTGATCGCAAGGCTCGGCGGGCACGATGTGACCTGTGTTTTCCGCGAGAGGGTGAATGCCAAGCCCGGCGAAACGATCCATCTCGCGATCGATGCCGCGCATGTGCACTTGTTCGACGCCGGAACGGGACGGCGGCTGGTCGGCTGACGTCGCTGACGAAGGGAGGAGCCTTCGTGGCCCATAAAGATGCCAGGCAATCGCCGGCATCGCTCAAGCCGCATTCGCCAAGCGGGACGGTGAATGCCGGAGGAAGACGCTCCCGCATTTTGAGGAGGAGTAGCATGCCGATAAAGAGACGTGATTTTCTCGCAACCTCCGCCGCACTCGCCGGCGTTGCGGGTCTGGGCATCCGCCCGTCCTTCGCGCAGGCCGAGCCGAGCTACAAGCCGGAGGAGGGGGCAAGCCTCAGGCTTCTCAGATGGACGCCCTTCGTCAAGGGCGATGAAGACGCCTGGATCGCCAACACCAAGAAGTTCACCGAAGCCACGGGCGTCGAAGTTCGCATCGACAAGGAAAGCTGGGAGGACATCCGGCCGAAGGCCGCGGTTGCCGCCAATGTCGGCTCCGGTCCGGATATGGTGATGTGCTGGTTCGACGACGCACATCAATATCCCGACAAGCTCGTCGACCTGACGGAGCTCGCCGACTATCTCGGCAACAAATATGGAGGATGGTACGACGGCCTGAAGGGGTATGCGAGCCGCGACGGCCAGTTCATCGCCATGCCGCTGGCCGCGATCGGCAACGCCGTCTGCTACCGCGAGAGCCACATGAAAGCGGCCGGCTTCAGTGAATTCCCGAAGGACACGGCCGGCTTTCTCGAACTCTGCAAGGCCCTCAAGGCCAAGGGAACCCCGGCCGGTTTCCCCCACGGCAAAGCGGTCGGCGACGGCAACAACTACGCCCATTGGCTGCTGTGGAGCCATGGCGGCAAGATGGTCGACGAGAGCGGCAAGGTCACGATCAACAGCCCGGAGACGCTCGCAGCGGTCAACTACGCAAAGTCGCTATACGAGACCTTCATCCCGGGCACCGAAAGCTGGCTCGACATCAACAACAACCGCGCCTTCCTTGCGGGCCAGGTATCGCTGACGGCAAACGGCGTCTCGCTCTACTATGCGGCCAAGAAGGACGCGGCCCTTGCGGAGCTTGCGGCCGACATCCGCACGACCAACTTCCCGGTCGGTCCGGTCGGCCAGAGCGTCGAACTCCACCAGACGAGCTCGATCCTGCTCTTCAAGCACAGCAAGTATCCCGAGGCCGCCAAGGCCTATCTCAAGTTCATGATGGAAGCCGACCAGATGAACGCCTGGATCGAGGGATCGAGCGCCTATTGCTGCCAGCCGCTGAAGGCCTTTGCCGACAACCCGGTCTGGACCTCGGACCCGATCCACGCGCCCTATGCGCGCGCCTCGGAGACGCTGCGGCCGAAC
The genomic region above belongs to Sinorhizobium meliloti and contains:
- a CDS encoding substrate-binding domain-containing protein, yielding MKRRDIIKLTAVAAVLAATTVLMPAHDALAQDKKFRIGFSQATTIEPWRAQFNKDIIAEAAKHPDVELIITDGEDRTEKQVADVENLIRQEVDALLVSPKESAGLTGVVQQAIDAKIPVFVLDRNVETDQYTQFVGGDNKLIGRAAGEYAVELLGGKGKAQGNIVEIWGGMGTQPAHDRHDGFHEFTDKEPGIKNLLDQQSGDWKQDQAYNIMATALRNNEKIDLVYGHNDPMAYGAYLAAKDAGREKEMKFIGIDALPNEGVTWVNNGELTATFLYATPGAEGLRQAVKFLKGEKVEKTVTLDTMKVTKENAAQILKDNGL
- the otnK gene encoding 3-oxo-tetronate kinase, with product MTILLGSIADDYTGASDLANTLTKNGLRTVQTVGIPDPSLALPDVDAVVVSLKIRSVAAEEAVAAALAAESWLRGRGAAHVLYKICSTFDSTDLGNIGPVTEALLSVSGGDIALVTPAFPETGRTVYLGHLFVNGQPLDESPLKDHPLNPMRDANLVRVLTRQSRGKAGLIDLPTVTRGADAVKARLDRLRAEGAAAAIADAVFERDLETLGEAALEMPVSTGASGLGLGLARALLRSGRASASDGESDAIRPVGGLAAVVAGSCSAATLKQLDAAERHMPVLRLDTEKLLAGSDEISAAVAWAGERIAQGPVAIAASAAPEVVSRLQARYGREASGHAIETATAAIAGELVERGVRRLVVAGGETSGATVDRLGIPAFLIGPEIAPGVPVLRTIGTAGNDMLLALKSGNFGGENFFATALSMMR
- the otnI gene encoding 2-oxo-tetronate isomerase, with the protein product MPVFAANLTMMFTEWPFLDRFDAAADAGFAAVEYLFPYEVPPEAIAERLARNRLEQALFNLPPGDWAAGERGIAALPSRFDGLKSDVDKALDYAAATGAKRLHLMAGLADPRDPEAASRYRRSVAYTAGRLADEGIDLLVEPINGRNMPGYFLNDFGTAERLIAELALPNLKLQFDIYHRQILHGDVAMALRQLMPVTGHIQIASVPSRHEPDGEELNYRYLFDEIDRLGYGGFVGCEYNPRGRTLDGLGWFKPFRRS
- the ltnD gene encoding L-threonate dehydrogenase, producing the protein MTSKIAVLGLGSMGFGMACSLKSAGLDVFGYDVAPPAVERFVAEGGRGAGTPGEAVTGADIVVSVVVSGAQTEAVLFGRDGVADAMKPGAVFISSATMDPAIARDLAQRLEGLGFHYLDAPISGGAAKASKGELTIMASGSPQAFAAARPALDAMAAKVYELGETAGTGAAFKMINQLLAGVHIAAACEAIAFAAKQGLDLDKVYEVITASAGNSWMFENRIPHVLAGDYAPLSAIEIFVKDLGIVQDMARAERYPVPLVAAALQMYLAASGAGMGRDDDSSLARLYAQLSGATLPGTNNP
- a CDS encoding LacI family DNA-binding transcriptional regulator; the encoded protein is MATDFKQQTPVTLAEVAEAAGVGESTVSRVLRNHGSFSGKARERVLDAVERLGYVPNRIAGTLASAGSRLVAFVIPSLTNIVFPDVLRGAGAVLEENRYQAVFSVTDYEPEREEALVAAMLAWRPTAVMLAGFEHTEGTLKMLRASGCRVVELLDIDGSAIDLAVGFSNREAGRASAEFLLKRGYRRIGYVGHDLDRDTRAGKRFDGFREALNLAGVALVDREIRPGASSVGSGRAGLDQLLRRAPGLDAVYFSNDDMALGGYFHCLARAISVPTRLALFGHNGLDIGQATPQPLTTIRTPRVATGKLAAELVINDHPSHIADLGFELIEGDTA
- a CDS encoding aldolase, with translation MSETRLREEICRYGRSLFERGLTPGSSGNISMRLDDGGWLVTPTNASLGFLDPARISRLDAGGRLVSGDKPTKEIPLHSALYETRGSARAIVHLHSTHAVALTMLPEIDPQAALPPMTPYYLMRAGETALVPYYRPGDPAVADAIRGLAGKYSSVLLSNHGPVVAGDSLEAAVFATEELEETAKLYLLLRNLNPRYLSPQQVADLAKTFSLDLPSLGDHEGHDHG
- a CDS encoding FadR/GntR family transcriptional regulator, producing the protein MNGSPILTHMPKVGKSLERRTARDLIADKLMVLVATNMLRPGDVLPGERELASVLHVSRETVRGAIQTLAARGVVEVSQGSRTRVGNVDLSHVTVTIASPNAIDSYDLEDVHAARLHIELKVVGDAAENIDEEALRKLDSLLDAQKICGDDAMRFLICDREFHVAIYRACGNPLLSDFVTDLYTYMMDYRRSAMSRPGAIEASYKDHSDIVAALRRHDRAAVVAAFHHHLIRIYETTKALLADEEADGTNRKSS
- the denD gene encoding D-erythronate dehydrogenase, yielding MHVMVIGAAGMIGRKLVERLAAEPGSLGREIASLTLADVAEPPVPPALSSLATTLAIDLSTEGSAERLIASRPDVIFHLAAIVSGEAEADFDKGYLVNLDGTRALFEAIRREGQRERYLPRVLFASSIAVFGQPFPEKIGDEFFTTPLTSYGTQKAICELLLADYTRRGFFDGIGIRLPTICIRPGKPNKAASGFFSNILREPLVGQEAILPVDENVRHWFASPRSAVGFFIHAARMDTDIIGPRRNLTMPGLSALVGEEIEALGRIAGRKAVGLIRREPDPVIRTIVSGWATDFDARRARELGFTAESNFDEIIRIHIEDELGGRI
- a CDS encoding SDR family oxidoreductase → MAQAKGSGEGRIALVTGGGTVRAVVCDVGDPDQVAALFAAVRAEFGRLDLLVNNAGSNVPPVPLEEVSFEQWNGIVAANLTGAFLCTQHAFRLMKAQTPRGGRIINNGSISAQTPRPNSAPYTATKHAITGLTKSTALDGRMHDIACGQIDIGNAATDMTARMSTGVLQANGEVAAEPTIPIEHIAEAVVYMASLPLSANVLTMTVMATRMPLVGRG
- a CDS encoding sn-glycerol-3-phosphate ABC transporter ATP-binding protein UgpC, which encodes MAGVDFVDVRKSFGAFPVIKGVNIEIEDGEFVILVGPSGCGKSTLLRMLAGLENITAGEIRIGNQVVNRLPPKDRDIAMVFQNYALYPHMTVADNMAFSLMLASRPKSEIDKRVGVAVEILGLAKLLDRYPRQLSGGQRQRVAMGRAIVRDPQVFLFDEPLSNLDAKLRVAMRAEIKELHQRLKTTTVYVTHDQIEAMTMADKIVVMHDGIVEQIGAPLELYDNPANLFVAGFIGSPAMNMLKGRLDPDNPNAFLTADGTALPVAQPAAAAQGRDLVYGLRPEYMALDPNGLPAEIAVIEPTGYETQLIARLGGHDVTCVFRERVNAKPGETIHLAIDAAHVHLFDAGTGRRLVG
- a CDS encoding ABC transporter substrate-binding protein codes for the protein MPIKRRDFLATSAALAGVAGLGIRPSFAQAEPSYKPEEGASLRLLRWTPFVKGDEDAWIANTKKFTEATGVEVRIDKESWEDIRPKAAVAANVGSGPDMVMCWFDDAHQYPDKLVDLTELADYLGNKYGGWYDGLKGYASRDGQFIAMPLAAIGNAVCYRESHMKAAGFSEFPKDTAGFLELCKALKAKGTPAGFPHGKAVGDGNNYAHWLLWSHGGKMVDESGKVTINSPETLAAVNYAKSLYETFIPGTESWLDINNNRAFLAGQVSLTANGVSLYYAAKKDAALAELAADIRTTNFPVGPVGQSVELHQTSSILLFKHSKYPEAAKAYLKFMMEADQMNAWIEGSSAYCCQPLKAFADNPVWTSDPIHAPYARASETLRPNGYAGPLGYASAGVMADYVLVDMFASAVTGQATPEDAIIEAERRANRYYRV